A region from the Ignavibacteria bacterium genome encodes:
- the recG gene encoding ATP-dependent DNA helicase RecG encodes MAKSITQPQSISPLDTSVQFLKSIGPARAKLLEKEFGITTVRNFLFYFPYRHIDRSTTIHVKDLFQWNYSEPKSVTLVGTVEDFYSSHKTHPNPNKIVPFNLIIADETGRFVFTFFRPQKTIKQYWMNRFTRGESIALSATFEKRNNQLKYTNVEYDKLTEEGMQYHTGGIVPLYSSTEVLRDAGLWSSTFRVIMHSTLPKYIEHIEEFFPEQFLQRNNLFSLRNAIQEYHFPTSLTNVDKARKRLAFEELFFFQLLLAFRKIHLDTITNGISFHVAKGGLPRKLLDALPFHLTNSQETVLKEIIHDMQSNKPMNRLLQGDVGSGKTIVAVLAMVVAIENGYQCALMSPTEILAEQHFRTLKNFLSSLEINIELLVGNQRTKLRKEILSNIESGKTNIVVGTHALIQEKVTFNKLGFIVIDEQHRFGVMQRTAMREKANGIEPDVLIMTATPIPRTLSMTLYGDMDVSTITELPSNRKPIITKIVSKEKSKKLKEFLFKKINEGRQLYIVYPLIEESEKLDLKAALDGFEILRTQTFPHLKERIGIVHGKLSSEEKDDTMKKFLAHELDILVSTTVIEVGIDVPNATGMVIVNAERFGLSQLHQLRGRVGRGSEQSFCFLQTNDENNIRLKTIAKTTNGFHIAEEDLQQRGPGDYFGTRQSGIPEFHHVNFGEDKELFSAARTEAFHIAETDAQLRLPQHQKIKNEFEKKYNERMNIASS; translated from the coding sequence ATGGCGAAATCAATTACACAACCACAATCAATTTCTCCTCTCGATACTTCAGTTCAATTTCTGAAATCCATTGGACCTGCGCGAGCAAAATTATTGGAAAAAGAATTTGGCATTACAACCGTCCGCAATTTTCTTTTTTATTTTCCGTATCGTCATATTGACCGTTCGACGACAATTCACGTTAAAGATTTATTTCAGTGGAATTATTCCGAACCCAAAAGTGTAACGCTCGTCGGAACAGTAGAAGATTTTTATTCCTCGCATAAAACTCATCCTAATCCGAATAAAATTGTTCCTTTCAATCTCATCATTGCAGACGAAACTGGAAGATTTGTGTTCACATTTTTTCGTCCGCAAAAAACAATAAAACAATACTGGATGAATCGTTTCACGCGCGGAGAATCAATTGCGCTTTCTGCTACATTTGAAAAACGCAACAACCAACTCAAATACACCAACGTTGAATACGATAAACTCACCGAAGAAGGAATGCAATATCACACGGGAGGAATTGTGCCGCTGTATTCATCTACCGAAGTATTGCGCGATGCGGGATTGTGGAGTTCGACATTTCGCGTTATTATGCATTCGACGTTACCGAAATACATCGAACATATCGAAGAATTTTTCCCAGAACAATTCTTGCAAAGGAATAATTTATTTTCACTGCGCAATGCAATTCAGGAATATCATTTTCCAACGTCGCTTACGAACGTTGATAAAGCAAGAAAGCGTTTGGCGTTTGAAGAATTATTTTTCTTTCAACTGCTTCTTGCTTTTCGAAAAATACATCTTGATACAATTACAAACGGAATTTCATTTCACGTTGCAAAAGGAGGATTACCACGGAAACTTTTGGATGCACTTCCGTTCCACCTCACCAATTCGCAAGAAACTGTTTTGAAAGAAATTATTCATGATATGCAATCGAACAAACCGATGAACCGCTTATTACAAGGCGACGTGGGAAGCGGAAAAACCATTGTCGCGGTACTTGCTATGGTAGTTGCAATTGAAAACGGTTATCAATGCGCGCTAATGTCGCCAACGGAAATTCTTGCAGAGCAGCATTTCAGAACATTGAAAAATTTTCTTTCATCGCTTGAAATCAATATCGAATTACTTGTCGGAAACCAAAGAACAAAATTGCGGAAGGAAATTTTATCCAACATTGAAAGCGGAAAAACTAACATCGTTGTAGGAACGCACGCATTGATTCAAGAAAAAGTTACGTTCAACAAACTTGGTTTCATCGTGATTGACGAGCAACATCGTTTCGGCGTAATGCAAAGAACAGCAATGCGAGAAAAAGCAAACGGAATTGAACCCGATGTTTTGATAATGACAGCAACGCCAATTCCGCGAACGCTTTCGATGACACTCTACGGCGATATGGACGTTTCAACCATTACCGAACTTCCGAGCAACAGAAAACCAATCATAACGAAAATTGTATCGAAAGAAAAGTCGAAGAAATTGAAAGAATTCCTTTTCAAAAAAATAAATGAAGGAAGACAATTATATATCGTATATCCGTTGATTGAAGAATCAGAAAAATTGGATTTGAAAGCCGCACTCGATGGATTTGAAATTTTACGAACACAAACATTTCCGCACTTGAAAGAACGCATTGGAATAGTTCACGGAAAATTATCGAGCGAAGAAAAAGATGATACAATGAAAAAGTTTCTTGCGCACGAATTGGACATTCTCGTTTCAACAACCGTGATTGAAGTTGGTATTGATGTCCCGAATGCAACTGGAATGGTCATTGTGAATGCAGAACGATTCGGACTTTCGCAACTTCATCAACTTCGCGGAAGAGTTGGAAGAGGAAGCGAACAATCGTTTTGTTTTTTGCAAACAAATGATGAAAACAATATACGTTTGAAAACAATTGCGAAAACAACCAATGGATTTCACATTGCAGAAGAAGATTTGCAACAACGCGGGCCCGGAGATTATTTCGGAACACGGCAAAGCGGAATCCCGGAATTTCACCATGTGAACTTTGGGGAAGATAAAGAACTTTTTTCCGCGGCACGAACAGAAGCATTTCACATTGCAGAAACCGATGCACAACTTCGACTTCCGCAACATCAAAAAATAAAAAATGAATTTGAAAAAAAATACAACGAGAGAATGAACATTGCAAGTAGTTAG
- a CDS encoding histidinol-phosphate transaminase, which translates to MPLVPSYIAELEPYKSGKPISEFQREFGLSNVIKLASNENPLGPSPLAREEMIKAMNDVYLYPDGGIQLREILAEKFHVRMANVIIGNGSESIMANIIRTFLCDDDEMLTTQAPFIGFRVLAQSRGVKTTYVPYNNYHFDLKAIAKQINEHTKIIYLTNPNNPTGAIFSKEEFDEFMKYVPIRVLIIYDEAYFEYAQEFSEYPDSMHYRYDNVITLRTFSKCYGLAGARIGYGFAHDELISNLLKVKLPFEPSTLAIAAGIGAVRDKEFMEQSLEMNRKGMQFLYASLTAMGFKCIPSYANFLMIECESEMKVTVLYEQLLRRGIIVRPLKAFFLPNCFRVTVGTEEQNEKFIEALEKILQLVPIEI; encoded by the coding sequence GTGCCGCTTGTTCCATCATACATCGCAGAATTAGAACCGTATAAATCCGGAAAACCGATTTCAGAATTTCAGCGAGAATTTGGTCTTTCCAACGTTATCAAACTTGCATCAAATGAAAATCCGCTTGGACCATCGCCGCTTGCAAGAGAAGAAATGATAAAAGCGATGAATGATGTATATCTCTATCCTGATGGCGGAATACAATTGCGCGAAATTCTTGCAGAAAAATTTCACGTACGAATGGCAAACGTTATCATCGGAAACGGTTCAGAAAGTATTATGGCAAACATCATTCGCACATTTCTCTGCGACGATGATGAAATGCTTACGACACAAGCGCCGTTTATCGGATTTCGTGTACTTGCTCAATCGCGGGGAGTGAAAACAACATACGTTCCGTACAACAACTATCATTTTGATTTGAAAGCAATCGCAAAACAAATAAACGAGCATACGAAAATCATTTATCTCACGAATCCCAACAATCCTACGGGAGCGATTTTTTCCAAAGAAGAATTTGATGAATTTATGAAATACGTTCCCATTCGCGTATTAATAATTTATGATGAAGCATATTTTGAATATGCGCAAGAGTTTTCCGAATATCCCGATTCTATGCATTATCGTTACGATAATGTGATAACACTTCGCACGTTTTCAAAATGTTATGGACTTGCCGGAGCACGCATCGGATACGGTTTTGCACACGATGAATTGATTTCCAATTTGTTGAAAGTGAAATTACCGTTCGAGCCAAGCACCCTTGCTATTGCTGCGGGAATAGGTGCAGTACGAGACAAAGAGTTTATGGAACAATCGTTGGAAATGAATCGAAAAGGAATGCAATTTTTATATGCATCGTTAACAGCGATGGGATTCAAATGTATTCCGTCGTATGCAAATTTTTTGATGATTGAATGTGAAAGCGAAATGAAAGTAACGGTGTTGTATGAACAGTTGCTTCGCAGAGGAATTATTGTGCGTCCGTTGAAAGCGTTTTTCTTGCCGAACTGTTTTCGCGTAACCGTTGGAACCGAAGAACAAAACGAAAAATTCATCGAAGCATTGGAGAAAATTTTACAATTAGTACCAATCGAAATATAA
- a CDS encoding 1-(5-phosphoribosyl)-5-[(5-phosphoribosylamino)methylideneamino] imidazole-4-carboxamide isomerase: MLLIIPVIEIKNGKCAHIVQGGMEQPFLDDPVEMARMWRKENAKCLHITDIDGARIGKIVNTHVISEIVRSVDIPIELTGGIRNFEEVNKAFSLGVARVIIGTMTIEKPEDAIRSLQTYGPSTVILGLDSRNGFVKTYGEISDTGLLSASVALNAKQMGFTRVVYKDVLQYGKMIAPNFGAIETLAKQLQMQSQGVKMRITIAGGISSLKDVLTLQGYEPLGIDSVIIGRALYENLFSCQHLWRMSEAGNFPYTAKI; encoded by the coding sequence ATGCTACTCATTATTCCTGTTATAGAAATCAAAAACGGAAAATGCGCTCATATTGTGCAAGGAGGAATGGAACAACCGTTTCTTGATGACCCCGTTGAAATGGCGAGAATGTGGCGAAAAGAAAATGCAAAGTGTCTCCATATCACCGATATTGATGGCGCTCGCATCGGAAAAATAGTGAACACGCACGTTATTTCCGAAATTGTTCGTTCCGTAGATATCCCCATCGAACTTACCGGAGGAATTAGAAATTTTGAAGAAGTGAACAAAGCGTTTTCGCTTGGTGTTGCACGCGTTATTATCGGAACAATGACGATTGAAAAACCCGAAGATGCTATTCGCTCGTTGCAAACTTATGGACCAAGTACGGTAATTCTTGGTCTCGATTCACGGAACGGATTTGTAAAAACATACGGGGAAATTTCGGATACGGGATTACTTTCGGCTTCCGTCGCGCTGAATGCAAAACAGATGGGATTCACACGAGTTGTGTACAAAGATGTATTGCAATATGGAAAAATGATTGCTCCAAACTTCGGCGCTATTGAAACGCTGGCAAAACAATTACAAATGCAATCACAAGGAGTAAAAATGCGTATCACCATTGCCGGCGGAATCTCCAGTCTCAAAGATGTGCTTACGCTTCAAGGATACGAACCGCTTGGCATTGATTCCGTCATCATCGGACGTGCGTTGTACGAAAATTTGTTTTCTTGCCAACATTTATGGAGAATGAGTGAAGCGGGAAATTTTCCTTACACGGCAAAAATCTAA
- a CDS encoding T9SS type A sorting domain-containing protein yields the protein MNSSIFVRTLVFGAICFFCGSFNALSQVQTWTWQNPLPQANHISAVYAVDSMRVLAVGEFGTTLRSINGGSNWQAISLTNGISETLNDLMFISTSSGFAVGENGKLLKTLNQGATWNTVSLPTTKRLRGVWFVDADTGYVVGDSGLILKTTNQGMLWNMLTSDVVENLYALQFLSDKKTGIAVGFKRILRTTNNGRTWTKETPPSFAGTFYSVALATNKRGYVVGDGGAIYKTTNGGSSWLEQASNVSTKLFSIYTYDSILVWISGDSGKILKTTDGSSWTTVSTQSNYYLRGIVFASRLRGWCVGENGTILYTSDGGTLWNSQLKGTQSNVRSIVFVSPQTGWIVGANGLIHRTQSGGNSFDVQYGGTFTKSFNSVAFVNSPSRRGWICGDSGIVRKTTDDGMTWFPDTTITTFKNFNGISFTSMFDGIIVGDSGTVYKTTDGGAVWSSVSSGTKLRLRNVKFSPQPLSPFAFAVGDSMMILKTSNNGSSWIVQAIRSGIHLYAVSVIDTKIVYAVGDNGKVLKTENGGTVWYEPQNIGKGNQRLRAVFFLNATLGFVAGDNGIFYKTTNGGNSWGTSSLGTFAAIHSMYFNDSLVGWIAGDNGVVMKTTNGGITFVPEEQEKLPSDFLLLQNYPNPFNPTTTIRFEIPVGAIHELPLQTTLKVFDILGREVTTLLNNEELQAGEHEIEFDASKLSSGMYFYRLQSGKFSETKKMILLK from the coding sequence ATGAATAGTTCTATTTTTGTACGAACATTAGTTTTCGGAGCAATATGTTTTTTCTGTGGTAGTTTCAATGCGCTATCGCAAGTACAAACGTGGACGTGGCAAAATCCTCTTCCTCAAGCGAATCATATTTCTGCCGTATATGCAGTGGATTCTATGCGCGTTCTTGCTGTTGGAGAATTTGGCACAACACTTCGTTCCATCAACGGCGGCAGTAATTGGCAAGCAATTTCCTTAACAAACGGAATTTCCGAAACATTGAACGACTTGATGTTTATCAGTACTTCCAGCGGATTTGCCGTAGGTGAAAATGGGAAATTGCTGAAGACGTTGAATCAAGGTGCAACATGGAATACTGTTTCTCTTCCGACGACAAAACGATTGCGCGGAGTTTGGTTTGTAGATGCAGATACGGGATACGTTGTTGGCGATTCAGGGTTGATTTTAAAAACAACAAATCAAGGAATGCTATGGAATATGCTCACTTCCGATGTTGTGGAAAATTTATATGCGTTACAATTTCTTTCTGACAAAAAAACCGGTATTGCTGTTGGCTTTAAAAGAATATTACGAACAACCAACAACGGAAGAACTTGGACAAAAGAAACTCCCCCAAGTTTTGCGGGAACATTTTATTCTGTTGCACTTGCGACAAACAAACGCGGTTATGTTGTTGGCGATGGAGGTGCAATTTATAAAACTACGAATGGCGGTAGTTCGTGGCTGGAACAAGCATCGAATGTTAGTACAAAGTTATTCAGTATATACACGTATGATTCAATTCTTGTGTGGATTTCCGGCGATTCAGGAAAAATTTTAAAAACTACTGATGGAAGTTCGTGGACAACTGTTTCAACACAGTCGAATTATTACCTGCGTGGAATTGTTTTTGCGAGCAGATTGCGTGGATGGTGTGTTGGTGAAAACGGTACAATCCTTTATACTTCTGATGGCGGAACATTGTGGAATTCGCAACTCAAAGGAACGCAAAGTAATGTACGGAGCATTGTTTTTGTGTCGCCGCAAACAGGATGGATTGTTGGAGCAAACGGCTTGATTCATCGAACACAATCGGGAGGAAATTCTTTTGATGTTCAATATGGCGGAACGTTCACGAAGAGTTTTAACAGTGTTGCATTTGTTAATTCACCATCGCGTCGCGGATGGATTTGCGGCGATTCGGGCATTGTAAGAAAAACAACAGATGACGGTATGACGTGGTTTCCGGATACAACGATTACTACGTTCAAAAACTTCAACGGAATTTCTTTTACTTCAATGTTTGATGGAATTATTGTTGGCGATAGTGGAACAGTATATAAAACAACGGATGGAGGCGCAGTTTGGAGTTCGGTAAGTTCCGGAACAAAATTGCGTTTGCGAAATGTAAAATTTTCGCCGCAACCGTTGTCGCCGTTTGCTTTTGCTGTGGGCGATTCGATGATGATTTTGAAAACATCGAACAACGGTAGTTCGTGGATTGTGCAAGCGATTCGTTCAGGAATACATTTATATGCTGTTTCCGTTATTGATACGAAAATTGTGTATGCAGTTGGCGACAATGGGAAAGTGTTGAAAACGGAAAACGGTGGAACTGTTTGGTATGAACCGCAAAATATTGGGAAAGGAAATCAACGGTTGCGAGCAGTATTTTTTCTCAATGCAACATTGGGTTTTGTTGCGGGTGATAACGGAATTTTCTATAAAACAACTAACGGTGGAAATTCATGGGGAACAAGTTCGTTGGGAACGTTTGCGGCTATTCATTCGATGTACTTCAATGATAGTTTAGTTGGATGGATTGCCGGAGATAATGGTGTTGTAATGAAAACGACGAACGGAGGAATTACCTTTGTTCCCGAAGAACAAGAAAAATTACCTTCAGATTTTCTGTTGTTACAAAACTATCCCAACCCGTTTAATCCGACAACAACAATACGATTTGAAATTCCCGTAGGGGCAATTCATGAATTGCCCCTACAAACAACATTGAAAGTTTTCGACATTCTTGGAAGAGAAGTAACAACGTTACTCAACAATGAAGAACTCCAAGCAGGCGAACACGAAATAGAATTTGATGCAAGCAAACTTTCGAGCGGGATGTATTTTTATAGGTTGCAATCGGGAAAGTTTTCTGAAACGAAGAAGATGATTTTGTTGAAATAA